The following are encoded in a window of Miltoncostaea marina genomic DNA:
- a CDS encoding leucine zipper domain-containing protein, whose translation MTLHQNARTCPASRRLLCRRVEQEGWTLRAAAEAAGLSERRAREWLRRHRAGDRELCDRPSVAHQIAGRTPPEVEEAICALRELRFSGARIAAVLGLPERTVRAVLARAGLSRLAAPDAGEPARRYERPTPGELVHIDVKKLGRIERPGHRVHGDRTTRARGAGWEFLHVCVDDCTRLAYAEVLADERTDTVCAFLERARAHFAALGIGIRRLMTDG comes from the coding sequence GTGACACTTCATCAGAACGCCAGGACGTGCCCGGCGTCGCGTCGGCTCTTGTGCCGACGCGTCGAGCAGGAGGGATGGACGCTGAGGGCGGCCGCCGAGGCGGCCGGCCTCAGCGAGCGCCGTGCCAGGGAGTGGCTGCGGCGCCACCGCGCCGGCGACCGCGAGCTGTGCGATCGGCCCTCGGTCGCCCACCAGATCGCCGGCCGCACGCCGCCCGAGGTCGAGGAGGCGATCTGCGCCCTGCGTGAGCTGCGCTTCTCGGGCGCCCGGATCGCCGCGGTGCTGGGTCTTCCCGAGCGCACCGTGCGGGCGGTGCTCGCCCGCGCCGGCCTCAGCCGCCTTGCGGCGCCGGACGCGGGCGAGCCGGCTCGCCGCTACGAGCGGCCGACGCCGGGCGAGCTGGTCCACATCGACGTCAAGAAGCTCGGACGCATCGAGCGCCCCGGCCACCGCGTCCACGGCGATCGCACCACCCGCGCTCGCGGGGCCGGCTGGGAGTTCCTGCACGTCTGCGTCGACGACTGCACCCGCCTGGCCTACGCCGAGGTGCTCGCCGACGAGCGCACGGACACCGTCTGCGCCTTCCTCGAACGGGCCCGGGCACACTTCGCCGCCCTGGGGATCGGGATCCGGCGCCTCATGACCGACGGATGA
- a CDS encoding class I SAM-dependent methyltransferase — translation MLNWITRYAPVADLLLDGDGRLADSLLDVGSGSVGFACVGGDQPFVGIDVDFWGPPAPAMVPLRSVPGRLPFADRAFDTVISLDALEHVPPGEREGFVAEIARVAARRAVVVCPCDEAAGIDELMRRMYARRGEEAPGWLWEHAEHGLPTRAAVAAACAAPEGFAARELAMPNGLLSLLATVADTDPELQPLARAEVARRPGLWADLFRDSADPSSFRVGWVLERHDPAPAAVRRDDLLATTLAALRCPRCGGCAPWPERDGIGAIDLTHAWSCA, via the coding sequence GTGCTGAACTGGATCACCCGCTACGCCCCGGTGGCCGACCTGCTGCTCGACGGCGACGGCCGCCTCGCCGACAGCCTGCTCGACGTGGGGTCGGGCAGCGTGGGCTTCGCGTGCGTGGGCGGCGACCAGCCGTTCGTCGGCATCGACGTCGACTTCTGGGGGCCGCCGGCGCCCGCGATGGTGCCGCTGCGCTCCGTGCCCGGCCGGCTGCCGTTCGCCGACCGCGCCTTCGACACGGTCATCTCGCTCGACGCGCTCGAGCACGTGCCGCCGGGCGAGCGCGAGGGCTTCGTGGCCGAGATCGCGCGGGTGGCCGCGCGCCGGGCGGTCGTGGTGTGCCCGTGCGACGAGGCGGCCGGCATCGACGAGCTCATGCGCCGCATGTACGCGCGGCGCGGCGAGGAGGCGCCCGGCTGGCTCTGGGAGCACGCCGAGCACGGGCTGCCGACGCGCGCCGCCGTGGCGGCCGCCTGCGCCGCGCCGGAGGGCTTCGCCGCCCGCGAGCTGGCCATGCCGAACGGGCTGCTGTCACTGCTCGCGACCGTGGCGGACACCGACCCCGAGCTGCAGCCGCTGGCCCGGGCCGAGGTCGCCCGCCGGCCGGGGCTGTGGGCGGACCTGTTCCGCGACTCCGCCGACCCGTCGAGCTTCCGGGTGGGCTGGGTGCTGGAGCGCCACGACCCCGCGCCGGCCGCCGTGCGCCGCGACGACCTGCTCGCCACGACGCTGGCCGCCCTGCGCTGCCCCCGCTGCGGGGGGTGCGCCCCCTGGCCCGAGCGCGACGGGATCGGCGCGATCGACCTCACCCACGCCTGGTCGTGCGCGTGA
- the csrA gene encoding carbon storage regulator CsrA: protein MLVLTRKANQSIMIGDHIEVSVLSVLGEKVRLGIQAPRDVPVFRKEVFLEIQAQNLEAAESSREAVDQALGMMGEADEAR from the coding sequence ATGCTGGTGCTCACCCGTAAGGCCAACCAGAGCATCATGATCGGCGACCACATCGAGGTGTCGGTGCTCTCGGTGCTGGGGGAGAAGGTCCGCCTCGGCATCCAGGCGCCGCGCGACGTCCCGGTCTTCCGCAAGGAGGTCTTCCTCGAGATCCAGGCCCAGAACCTCGAGGCGGCCGAGTCGAGCCGCGAGGCGGTCGACCAGGCGCTGGGCATGATGGGGGAGGCCGACGAGGCCCGCTGA
- a CDS encoding IS110 family transposase encodes MRFIGMDVHRDACQVCIVDSEGAERQERIASRVDDLRRFAAGLQAQDVVAIEATGPAAAVARIIEPHAGQVVVVNPRRLGQIAARAKTDQIDARTLARLLAAGVLTGVWTPDEPTRALRRLVARRAAVVRARTRAKNEVHAVLSRNLCPRPPVTDAFGAAGRRWLEALELPEEEAITLAGCLRQIDALDVEVAELDRALARRLVGSPEARRLLSVPGVNIVVAATFLAHVGDVRRFPDARRLVGYLGLDPRVHQSGESTARGGHISKQGAGAVRQVLGQAAWRAARLPGPLRAFYERIGARRGPQVAATALARKLASLFWHLLTREEDYAFAMPSTVRRKRRALELAAGAAPHKGRSGPDGPWRPGPAQRAAEREVALGAEAAYRRMIADWGRTRGAGATTGERL; translated from the coding sequence ATGAGGTTCATCGGCATGGATGTCCACCGCGACGCCTGCCAGGTCTGCATCGTCGATTCCGAGGGGGCGGAACGGCAGGAGCGCATAGCGAGCAGAGTCGACGACCTGAGGCGCTTCGCCGCCGGCCTGCAGGCGCAGGACGTCGTGGCCATCGAGGCCACCGGCCCAGCCGCGGCTGTCGCCCGGATCATCGAGCCCCACGCCGGCCAGGTCGTTGTGGTGAACCCGCGCCGGCTCGGCCAGATCGCCGCCCGCGCCAAGACGGATCAGATCGATGCCCGCACGCTCGCTCGGCTGCTGGCGGCCGGAGTGCTCACCGGCGTCTGGACGCCCGACGAGCCGACACGGGCCCTTCGGCGCCTGGTCGCGCGCCGGGCGGCGGTGGTGAGGGCGCGCACGCGGGCCAAGAACGAGGTCCATGCGGTGCTCTCGCGCAACCTCTGTCCTCGGCCGCCGGTCACCGACGCCTTCGGAGCCGCCGGCCGCCGCTGGCTGGAGGCGCTCGAGCTGCCCGAAGAGGAGGCGATCACGCTGGCGGGCTGCCTGCGCCAGATCGACGCGCTCGATGTCGAGGTCGCTGAGCTCGATCGGGCGCTCGCCCGCCGGCTGGTGGGCTCGCCCGAGGCCCGCCGCCTGCTCAGCGTTCCCGGCGTGAACATCGTGGTCGCCGCGACCTTCCTCGCCCACGTCGGCGACGTGCGCCGCTTCCCGGACGCGCGCAGGCTGGTCGGCTACCTGGGCCTCGACCCGCGGGTGCACCAATCGGGCGAGTCGACCGCCCGCGGCGGACACATCTCCAAGCAGGGCGCCGGCGCCGTGCGCCAGGTCCTCGGTCAGGCGGCCTGGCGGGCGGCGCGCCTGCCCGGGCCGCTTCGCGCGTTCTATGAGCGCATCGGCGCTCGACGCGGGCCGCAGGTCGCCGCGACTGCGCTGGCGCGCAAGCTGGCGAGCCTGTTCTGGCACTTGCTCACCCGCGAGGAGGACTACGCCTTCGCGATGCCGTCCACCGTGCGCCGCAAGCGGCGGGCGCTCGAGCTCGCGGCCGGCGCTGCGCCCCACAAGGGCCGCTCGGGCCCCGACGGGCCCTGGAGGCCCGGGCCCGCCCAGCGCGCCGCCGAGCGGGAGGTCGCCCTCGGCGCTGAGGCCGCCTACCGGCGGATGATCGCCGACTGGGGACGCACGAGGGGCGCGGGTGCCACCACTGGAGAGCGACTCTGA
- a CDS encoding PEP-utilizing enzyme: MTSAAPSAPFPVAWRSADESSLTWARDPMHFPGPVTAMTASLIEGPFTDGLVEAFEVMQAPVRGMVHRVFSSHVYSTAPPAEPPERMEERLGRHRRLMGDMMDGLRERWETEHLPAVEAIRRELDGLSFADAAADLDRVATLMRDSSRIHFLVVIPRVASGERFATLYAQATGSDNEMEPYRCLLGEPNKSLETDRALWDLARRAAADGAVAAALRAGGPAEVMEALGATAGGRAWRAAFDAAMREYGHRGQAIEMAAPTWLEDPSFALDNVRRYLDGDALDPEGARAEHLAERERLVAAARARIAGDAEALAAFDHALATARANWPLEEDHAFHIDQRLWGSAVRRALLRLGDRLVDAGRLEARDDVFHLTLDEARAAAGGADARGPAREGRRRMADDALLDPPPTVGAPPDPSQHMDPGMVKFFGRPGPPQVDGGVLRGSPGSAGRAEGVARVVTSVEGLAAVLPGEILVCRSTTPPWTPVFASIAGLVTETGGVLAHGAIVAREYGIPAVMGTKIATSMIRDGQRVVVDGDAGEVRIAG; this comes from the coding sequence ATGACCAGCGCGGCACCCTCGGCCCCCTTCCCGGTCGCATGGCGGTCGGCTGACGAGTCGTCCCTGACCTGGGCCAGGGACCCGATGCACTTCCCCGGCCCGGTCACCGCGATGACCGCCTCGCTCATCGAGGGACCGTTCACCGACGGCCTCGTCGAGGCGTTCGAGGTGATGCAGGCCCCCGTCCGGGGGATGGTCCACCGGGTCTTCTCGTCGCACGTCTACTCGACGGCGCCGCCGGCCGAGCCCCCCGAGCGGATGGAGGAGCGCCTCGGCCGCCACCGGCGGCTGATGGGGGACATGATGGACGGGCTGCGCGAGCGCTGGGAGACCGAGCACCTGCCGGCCGTCGAGGCGATCCGGCGCGAGCTCGACGGGCTGTCGTTCGCGGACGCCGCGGCCGACCTCGACCGGGTCGCGACCCTCATGCGCGACTCGTCCCGCATCCACTTCCTCGTGGTCATCCCGCGGGTGGCCTCGGGCGAGCGCTTCGCGACCCTGTACGCGCAGGCGACCGGCTCGGACAACGAGATGGAGCCCTACCGCTGCCTGCTCGGCGAGCCCAACAAGAGCCTCGAGACCGACCGCGCGCTCTGGGACCTCGCGCGGCGGGCGGCGGCAGACGGCGCGGTGGCGGCCGCGCTGCGCGCCGGGGGCCCGGCCGAGGTGATGGAGGCGCTCGGCGCGACGGCGGGCGGGCGGGCCTGGAGGGCGGCGTTCGACGCGGCGATGCGGGAGTACGGCCATCGCGGCCAGGCGATCGAGATGGCGGCGCCGACCTGGCTCGAGGACCCGTCGTTCGCGCTCGACAACGTCCGCCGCTACCTGGACGGCGACGCCCTCGACCCCGAGGGCGCCCGCGCGGAGCACCTCGCCGAGCGCGAGCGGCTCGTGGCCGCCGCGCGGGCCCGCATCGCCGGCGACGCCGAGGCGCTCGCCGCCTTCGACCACGCGCTGGCGACCGCGCGCGCCAACTGGCCGCTCGAGGAGGACCACGCCTTCCACATCGACCAGCGGCTGTGGGGCAGCGCCGTGCGCCGCGCGCTGCTGCGGCTGGGCGACCGGCTCGTGGACGCCGGGCGGCTGGAGGCCCGCGACGACGTGTTCCACCTGACGCTCGACGAGGCGCGCGCCGCGGCCGGCGGCGCCGACGCGCGCGGCCCCGCCCGCGAGGGGCGCCGGCGCATGGCCGACGACGCCCTCCTCGACCCGCCGCCCACGGTCGGCGCCCCGCCCGACCCGTCGCAGCACATGGACCCGGGCATGGTGAAGTTCTTCGGCCGCCCCGGGCCGCCGCAGGTCGACGGCGGCGTGCTGCGGGGCTCGCCCGGGTCGGCCGGGCGCGCCGAGGGCGTGGCCCGCGTGGTCACCTCGGTCGAGGGCCTCGCGGCGGTGCTCCCGGGCGAGATCCTCGTCTGCCGCTCCACCACGCCGCCGTGGACGCCGGTCTTCGCGTCCATCGCCGGGCTCGTCACCGAGACCGGCGGCGTGCTGGCGCACGGGGCGATCGTCGCGCGCGAGTACGGCATCCCGGCGGTGATGGGCACGAAGATCGCCACGTCGATGATCCGCGACGGCCAGCGCGTCGTCGTGGACGGCGACGCGGGGGAGGTGCGCATCGCCGGGTGA
- a CDS encoding glycosyltransferase family 2 protein produces the protein MSRELLVAPDWERPEGWIPALAAFVAAAPPASGARLWLETAGSPLPGSLLVQMIGEVCEWASRGDDFAEVVVADGPSPERPAARRVAGAADVLGALGADQPPAPADAAAVVARAREAKRLADRVTAMRDRWRFETAPDPWASPEPLVSVRIPTWRGHELLVSRAIPSALRGSYANIEVVVCSDGPDPAARAAVAAVGDPRVRYVEVPRRPVYASHFQSFWMTAGSMSANGALDACRGDFIAPLDHDDAFTQDHVHELLGAARATGADFVYGQGACETREGPWTIIGSAPLELGRITHGSVLHSARLAHMRFDPHCWLLDEPGDWNLWRRMSEAGAVVAHLPRVVFVHFKEKTSIEARDGVTARDLGGPVAVGDEDLARDVLGTGARWLLDVPRRAAAGVPR, from the coding sequence GTGAGCCGCGAGCTGCTCGTCGCCCCCGACTGGGAGCGCCCCGAGGGGTGGATCCCCGCGCTGGCCGCCTTCGTGGCCGCCGCCCCCCCGGCGTCGGGCGCGCGCCTGTGGCTCGAGACGGCGGGGTCGCCGCTGCCCGGGTCGCTGCTGGTGCAGATGATCGGCGAGGTGTGCGAGTGGGCGAGCCGCGGCGACGACTTCGCCGAGGTGGTCGTGGCGGACGGCCCGTCCCCCGAGCGGCCGGCGGCGCGGCGGGTGGCCGGCGCGGCCGACGTGCTCGGCGCGCTCGGCGCGGATCAGCCGCCGGCGCCCGCGGACGCGGCGGCGGTCGTGGCCCGCGCCCGCGAGGCCAAGCGCCTCGCCGACCGGGTCACCGCCATGCGCGACCGCTGGCGCTTCGAGACGGCCCCCGACCCGTGGGCCTCGCCCGAGCCGCTCGTGTCGGTGCGCATCCCCACCTGGCGCGGCCACGAGCTGCTCGTGTCGCGGGCGATCCCCTCGGCGCTGCGCGGCAGCTACGCGAACATCGAGGTGGTGGTGTGCAGCGACGGCCCCGACCCCGCCGCCCGCGCGGCGGTGGCGGCGGTCGGCGACCCGCGCGTGCGCTACGTCGAGGTGCCCCGGCGGCCGGTCTACGCGAGCCACTTCCAGAGCTTCTGGATGACGGCGGGCAGCATGTCGGCCAACGGCGCGCTCGACGCCTGCCGCGGCGACTTCATCGCCCCGCTCGACCACGACGACGCCTTCACGCAGGACCACGTCCACGAGCTGCTCGGCGCCGCGCGCGCCACGGGGGCCGACTTCGTCTACGGCCAGGGCGCCTGCGAGACGCGCGAGGGGCCCTGGACGATCATCGGCTCGGCGCCGCTCGAGCTGGGGCGCATCACCCACGGCTCGGTGCTGCACTCCGCCCGCCTGGCCCACATGCGCTTCGACCCGCACTGCTGGCTGCTCGACGAGCCGGGCGACTGGAACCTGTGGCGGCGCATGTCCGAGGCCGGCGCCGTGGTCGCCCACCTGCCCCGCGTGGTCTTCGTCCACTTCAAGGAGAAGACGAGCATCGAGGCGCGCGACGGGGTGACCGCCCGCGACCTGGGCGGCCCCGTGGCCGTGGGCGACGAGGACCTCGCCCGCGACGTGCTCGGCACGGGCGCCCGCTGGCTCCTGGACGTGCCGCGCCGGGCGGCGGCGGGGGTGCCGCGGTGA
- a CDS encoding DegT/DnrJ/EryC1/StrS family aminotransferase gives MPAPPPVAPPALPAAVEGVALRFQHPEPPPLEEVAAYYRLADEAAYYANGGPCARLLEARLSERLGGAHCVTVASGTAGLLVALRALFGPPAPGRVVVTPSFTFAATACAIEWAGFRPLFVDVEPTTWQLDPAGLEAALADGRHDVAGVLACSTFGSPPPAWMRRSWRASCRAHGAPLMIDSAAAFGSVDDEGRPSGGAGDTELFSFHATKPFAVGEGGLLATPDAALAERMRALCNFGMEPGTRVAAEVGINGKMSELAAATALAMLDRYPAALAERRATAAALRGAIHPRALVFQRGAEGSTWQILQGLAPTPAHREAALRAAARLGVQARSYFDPPLHRHPAFAGAPRADGLRVTEAIASRSLSLPMANRLDGGEVALVARVVEEAIPC, from the coding sequence ATGCCCGCGCCCCCGCCCGTCGCACCGCCCGCGCTGCCCGCGGCCGTGGAGGGGGTGGCGCTGCGGTTCCAGCACCCGGAGCCGCCGCCCCTCGAGGAGGTGGCGGCGTACTACCGGCTGGCCGATGAGGCGGCGTACTACGCCAACGGCGGCCCGTGCGCGCGGCTGCTGGAGGCGCGCCTGTCCGAGCGCCTCGGCGGCGCCCACTGCGTGACCGTGGCCAGCGGGACGGCCGGGCTGCTCGTCGCCCTGCGGGCCCTGTTCGGCCCGCCGGCCCCCGGCCGCGTGGTCGTGACCCCGTCGTTCACCTTCGCCGCCACCGCCTGCGCGATCGAGTGGGCGGGCTTCCGGCCGCTGTTCGTCGATGTCGAGCCGACCACCTGGCAGCTCGACCCGGCGGGCCTCGAGGCGGCGCTCGCCGACGGCCGCCACGACGTGGCCGGGGTGCTCGCCTGCTCCACCTTCGGCTCGCCGCCCCCCGCGTGGATGCGCCGGTCGTGGCGCGCGTCGTGCCGCGCCCACGGGGCGCCGCTGATGATCGACTCGGCCGCCGCGTTCGGATCGGTCGACGACGAGGGCCGCCCCTCGGGCGGCGCGGGCGACACGGAGCTGTTCTCGTTCCACGCCACGAAGCCGTTCGCCGTGGGCGAGGGCGGCCTGCTGGCCACGCCCGACGCGGCGCTCGCCGAGCGGATGCGGGCGCTGTGCAACTTCGGCATGGAGCCGGGCACCCGCGTGGCGGCCGAGGTCGGGATCAACGGCAAGATGTCCGAGCTGGCCGCCGCCACCGCGCTCGCCATGCTCGACCGCTACCCCGCCGCGCTCGCCGAGCGGCGCGCCACCGCGGCCGCCCTGCGCGGGGCGATCCACCCGCGCGCGCTCGTGTTCCAGCGCGGCGCCGAGGGCTCCACCTGGCAGATCCTGCAGGGGCTGGCGCCCACCCCGGCGCACCGCGAGGCCGCCCTGCGCGCCGCCGCCCGCCTCGGCGTGCAGGCGCGCTCGTACTTCGACCCGCCGCTGCACCGCCACCCGGCCTTCGCCGGCGCCCCGCGGGCGGACGGCCTGCGGGTGACCGAGGCCATCGCGTCGCGCTCGCTGTCGCTCCCCATGGCCAACCGGCTGGACGGCGGCGAGGTGGCGCTCGTCGCGCGCGTCGTGGAGGAGGCGATCCCGTGCTGA
- a CDS encoding DNA-directed RNA polymerase subunit omega gives MLYGRRLDQSLQHVDGSRYALVHAVAKRARQITLWLTADPAELRAEAAPPPAPGELTSRDPVALAEAEILEGEVKVRWDPEGRADEAALPELEEIETDPLLIEGLGDDEEIVAESDEGAPITPALAQALEGEAVEPVVAEEAIDEDPEEVVETVREVSGVDAAPETEEISLEDVDEPDEDDDEDDL, from the coding sequence ATGCTGTACGGACGGCGCCTGGATCAGTCGCTGCAGCACGTCGATGGGTCGCGCTACGCGCTGGTCCATGCCGTTGCCAAGCGGGCACGCCAGATCACCCTCTGGCTGACCGCCGACCCGGCGGAGCTCCGCGCCGAGGCGGCCCCGCCGCCGGCGCCGGGCGAGCTCACCTCCCGCGACCCGGTCGCGCTGGCCGAGGCCGAGATCCTCGAGGGCGAGGTCAAGGTGCGCTGGGACCCCGAGGGCCGCGCCGACGAGGCCGCCCTCCCCGAGCTGGAGGAGATCGAGACCGACCCGCTCCTCATCGAGGGCCTCGGCGACGACGAGGAGATCGTCGCGGAGAGTGACGAGGGCGCGCCCATCACCCCCGCCCTCGCCCAGGCGCTCGAGGGCGAGGCCGTGGAGCCGGTCGTGGCCGAGGAGGCCATCGACGAGGACCCGGAGGAGGTCGTCGAGACGGTCCGGGAGGTCTCCGGCGTCGACGCGGCCCCCGAGACCGAGGAGATCTCGCTGGAGGACGTCGACGAGCCCGACGAGGACGACGACGAGGACGACCTGTAG
- a CDS encoding MFS transporter, with protein sequence MLAAALVPLNSTMIAVALLDVERDLDVGVAAATWLVSGYLVAMAVVQPLGGRVGDAIGHRRGFLAGLGGFLAASALAAAAPTLGALVALRVSQALAGGLMMPNAAALLRDAVPPGRRGRVFGWFGTGMGLAAAVGPVLGGGLVAALGWRAVFLVNLPLGAVALLAGRALPAGAPAPRAAARPAAAGAGALPRSRPYLAATATILLHNMAMYGLLLVVPLIADRRLGLGEGAAGLLVGGMTAAMMLGSPVGGELSDRLGRRAPALAGSVLAAVATLLLALASGRPSTAAVAALLVVAGVGFGLAGASLQTTALEAVPEGSVAMAGGLFMTMRYTGGIAATGVAAAVGAGDAFGAGLAVLAVAAALSLATASGLPAGVARAPAAVPPRA encoded by the coding sequence ATGCTGGCGGCGGCCCTCGTGCCGCTCAACTCGACGATGATCGCGGTCGCCCTGCTCGACGTCGAGCGCGATCTCGACGTGGGCGTCGCGGCGGCGACCTGGCTCGTGAGCGGCTACCTGGTCGCCATGGCGGTCGTGCAGCCGCTGGGCGGGCGGGTCGGGGACGCGATCGGCCACCGCCGCGGCTTCCTGGCGGGCCTGGGCGGGTTCCTCGCCGCATCGGCGCTCGCGGCGGCCGCGCCCACGCTGGGCGCGCTGGTCGCCCTGCGCGTCAGCCAGGCGCTCGCCGGCGGGCTGATGATGCCGAACGCCGCCGCGCTGCTGCGCGACGCGGTGCCGCCGGGGCGGCGGGGACGGGTCTTCGGCTGGTTCGGCACCGGCATGGGGCTGGCCGCCGCGGTGGGGCCGGTGCTGGGCGGCGGCCTGGTGGCGGCGCTCGGGTGGCGGGCCGTGTTCCTGGTCAACCTGCCGCTGGGCGCCGTCGCGCTGCTGGCGGGCCGCGCGCTGCCGGCCGGCGCGCCCGCCCCCCGGGCGGCCGCCCGCCCCGCCGCCGCCGGGGCCGGCGCGCTGCCGCGCAGCCGCCCCTACCTCGCGGCCACCGCCACGATCCTGCTGCACAACATGGCGATGTACGGGCTGCTGCTGGTCGTGCCGCTGATCGCCGACCGGCGGCTGGGCCTGGGGGAGGGGGCGGCGGGCCTGCTGGTGGGCGGCATGACCGCCGCGATGATGCTCGGCTCGCCGGTCGGCGGCGAGCTGTCCGACCGGCTCGGCCGCCGCGCGCCCGCCCTCGCCGGGAGCGTGCTGGCCGCGGTCGCCACCCTCCTGCTGGCGCTGGCGTCGGGCCGGCCCTCCACCGCCGCGGTGGCGGCCCTGCTCGTGGTGGCCGGGGTCGGCTTCGGCCTGGCCGGCGCGTCGCTGCAGACGACCGCGCTGGAGGCGGTCCCGGAGGGCTCGGTGGCGATGGCGGGCGGGCTGTTCATGACCATGCGCTACACGGGCGGCATCGCCGCCACGGGCGTCGCCGCCGCGGTGGGCGCGGGTGACGCCTTCGGCGCCGGGCTCGCCGTCCTCGCCGTGGCGGCCGCCCTGTCGCTGGCGACCGCGTCGGGCCTGCCGGCCGGGGTCGCCCGCGCGCCGGCCGCCGTGCCGCCGCGGGCCTAG
- a CDS encoding PEP/pyruvate-binding domain-containing protein yields MEGPAPALVLPLGAASAAPHGLVGGKARGFATIFAAGLPAPEGFVLTTAAYRAAGGGAAPPARVPRGLEAAIAAALEPLGDAPVAVRSSADGEDGDGASHAGQFATVLGARGAREVADAVLECWASAGGARAVAYRGRDGAAAARPPLMAVLVQRLVGPAAAGVVMTADPVTGDRDVLVVNASWGLGEAVVSGIVTPDDYRLARADGALRSATIGLKDVMLVPAPAGGLDERPVPAALREAPALGAAALDAVRRGALACEAVAGRPVDCEFCLADGGVVWLQCRPVTALPPAPTTVGAHDDQRGTLGPLPGRMAVG; encoded by the coding sequence ATGGAGGGGCCCGCCCCCGCGCTGGTGCTCCCGCTCGGCGCCGCGAGCGCGGCGCCCCACGGCCTGGTGGGCGGCAAGGCGCGCGGCTTCGCCACCATCTTCGCGGCCGGCCTCCCCGCCCCGGAGGGGTTCGTCCTGACCACGGCCGCCTACCGGGCGGCCGGCGGCGGGGCGGCCCCGCCCGCCCGGGTGCCCCGGGGCCTCGAGGCGGCCATCGCCGCCGCGCTGGAGCCGCTCGGCGACGCCCCGGTCGCCGTGCGCTCGTCGGCCGACGGCGAGGACGGCGACGGCGCCTCGCACGCCGGCCAGTTCGCGACGGTCCTCGGCGCGCGCGGCGCGCGGGAGGTGGCCGACGCCGTGCTGGAGTGCTGGGCCTCGGCCGGCGGCGCCCGCGCGGTCGCCTACCGCGGCCGCGACGGCGCCGCCGCGGCGCGGCCGCCGCTGATGGCCGTCCTGGTGCAGCGGCTGGTGGGCCCGGCGGCCGCGGGCGTGGTGATGACCGCCGACCCGGTGACGGGCGACCGGGACGTCCTGGTGGTCAACGCCTCCTGGGGGCTCGGCGAGGCCGTCGTGTCGGGGATCGTCACGCCCGACGACTACCGGCTCGCCCGCGCGGACGGCGCCCTGCGCTCGGCGACGATCGGGCTCAAGGACGTGATGCTCGTGCCCGCGCCGGCGGGCGGGCTCGACGAGCGGCCGGTGCCGGCGGCGCTGCGGGAGGCGCCCGCGCTCGGCGCGGCGGCGCTCGACGCGGTGCGCCGCGGCGCCCTCGCCTGCGAGGCGGTCGCCGGGCGCCCGGTCGACTGCGAGTTCTGCCTCGCCGACGGGGGGGTGGTGTGGCTGCAGTGCCGCCCCGTCACGGCCCTTCCACCGGCCCCCACCACCGTAGGAGCGCACGATGACCAGCGCGGCACCCTCGGCCCCCTTCCCGGTCGCATGGCGGTCGGCTGA
- a CDS encoding flagellin has protein sequence MGLSVYNNVEAQNAHRVLSNTGTQLSKSMERLSSGLRINRAADDAAGLAVSEGMRAQIRGMSVASRNAQDGVSMVQVADGALGNVGDMLQRVRDLAVQASNGTLTDAQRKNLDAEVQQVLTEIGKTGTDTEFNGLKILAGSVATAASAVTLQVGANNNQTIAFTIGTVSASDLGISGIAVSTAASASAAIASIDAAISTVTTSRANLGAIQNRLEHTINRLGMTTENLQAAESRIRDADMAQEMIKFTKNQILQQSGTAMLAQANQAPQSVLSLLR, from the coding sequence ATGGGTCTCAGTGTCTACAACAACGTCGAGGCGCAGAACGCCCACCGTGTCCTGAGCAACACCGGGACGCAGCTCAGCAAGTCGATGGAGCGCCTCTCCAGCGGCCTGCGGATCAACCGCGCCGCCGACGACGCCGCCGGCCTCGCCGTGTCCGAGGGGATGCGGGCGCAGATCCGGGGCATGAGCGTCGCCTCGCGCAACGCGCAGGACGGCGTCTCGATGGTCCAGGTGGCCGACGGCGCCCTCGGCAACGTCGGCGACATGCTGCAGCGCGTCCGCGACCTGGCCGTCCAGGCCTCGAACGGCACGCTGACCGACGCCCAGCGCAAGAACCTGGACGCCGAGGTGCAGCAGGTCCTGACCGAGATCGGCAAGACCGGCACGGACACCGAGTTCAACGGCCTCAAGATCCTCGCCGGGTCGGTCGCGACCGCCGCGTCCGCCGTCACCCTGCAGGTCGGCGCCAACAACAACCAGACGATCGCCTTCACGATCGGCACGGTCTCGGCCTCCGACCTCGGCATCTCGGGCATCGCCGTGTCCACGGCGGCCTCGGCCTCCGCGGCCATCGCCTCCATCGACGCGGCGATCAGCACCGTCACCACCAGCCGGGCGAACCTGGGCGCCATCCAGAACCGCCTGGAGCACACCATCAACCGCCTCGGCATGACCACGGAGAACCTCCAGGCCGCCGAGTCCCGGATCCGGGACGCCGACATGGCGCAGGAGATGATCAAGTTCACCAAGAACCAGATCCTCCAGCAGTCGGGCACGGCGATGCTCGCGCAGGCCAACCAGGCCCCGCAGAGCGTCCTCTCGCTCCTCCGCTAG